Proteins co-encoded in one Spirosoma endbachense genomic window:
- a CDS encoding winged helix-turn-helix domain-containing protein produces the protein MRKVAVIIGLLVAGLLFTQFVWLTPVVRYTETDHFAQKVNLALRRTTHLLLKEKGDSTSRIPPVQQINATTFIVRLERPFDYGRLPALLQQSLDVHEIKTNYDVAVLDCTNGELQLGYNFRDVSEKNEVPCGGRQQGRGCYNLQVIFKAAEKAHDQQAANWWSWALGVLLLGGVYVVWHRADKTTKEQTMSETGMAEPENLIRVGRVALNMSNQSVKVDGISHVLTYREAKLFHLFVRYPNQVLERDFILKSVWEDEGIIVGRSLDVFVSRLRKLLQPDSTVRIVAVHGVGYRLEVQQ, from the coding sequence ATGAGAAAAGTAGCGGTTATTATCGGTTTGTTGGTGGCTGGTTTGCTATTCACGCAGTTTGTGTGGTTAACGCCTGTTGTCCGCTATACCGAAACTGACCACTTTGCTCAGAAAGTTAATCTGGCTCTTCGTCGTACAACCCATCTTTTGCTGAAAGAAAAAGGGGATTCTACTTCCCGAATTCCGCCGGTACAACAAATTAACGCTACTACATTCATTGTTCGCCTGGAGCGTCCCTTCGATTATGGCCGGTTGCCAGCGTTGTTACAGCAGTCGCTGGATGTGCATGAGATCAAAACGAATTATGATGTTGCTGTACTCGACTGTACAAATGGGGAATTGCAGCTTGGTTATAATTTTCGAGATGTCAGTGAGAAGAATGAAGTACCCTGTGGAGGCCGTCAGCAAGGCCGGGGTTGCTATAATTTGCAGGTGATTTTCAAAGCAGCCGAAAAAGCCCATGATCAGCAGGCCGCTAATTGGTGGTCATGGGCTTTGGGCGTCCTGCTTTTGGGTGGCGTTTATGTTGTCTGGCATCGGGCCGACAAGACAACAAAGGAACAGACAATGTCTGAGACAGGTATGGCCGAACCCGAAAATTTGATTCGGGTAGGGAGGGTGGCTTTAAACATGTCCAATCAGTCCGTTAAAGTAGATGGTATTAGTCATGTACTCACCTATCGGGAAGCCAAACTCTTTCATCTTTTCGTACGGTACCCTAATCAGGTATTGGAGCGGGACTTTATCCTCAAATCGGTTTGGGAAGACGAAGGCATAATCGTTGGGCGTAGCCTGGACGTTTTTGTATCGCGACTCCGGAAACTGCTACAACCCGACTCTACAGTCCGAATCGTAGCCGTACATGGCGTTGGCTATCGGCTGGAGGTGCAGCAGTAG
- a CDS encoding ABC transporter permease — MIENYLKIAFRNLLRRRLYALVTLIGLTVGITFLLLIGNYIQGELAVNKTLRNSGQQYVVQSRWKEENMGLDITTLAPLGPTLKQLYPNLIANYYRYYGVTAIVSNGQKHFREAIEIGDSTLLSMFGFPMVQGNPKTALLEPNSIVITAALALKYFGKTDVLQRQLTVQTPASGKQIFTVTGVLKNLPKNSVTNLVELPDQLFIPMRNVGYFTLEASMRSWQNQYIPTYLELQPGVTADRLTQPLAQCLATYAPPGFRENLQAYLSPLETYYLKAQNGLVEKMVLALTIIAVFILLMAVVNFVNITIGMSATRLREIGVRKVLGGLKKQIIGQFLAEALLLTTGATFLALGCHELFRTMFANLLGRPILSLVDWPVVSFAALLGLVLLIGLLAGSYPAFVLSGLPSVESLKGKLVASVQKGIGFRRALIVFQFTVAICVFVGALVIGRQVAYFFTKDLGYQKETVMTVASVPRDWSPVGVQRMEGVRNQLARIPGVSDVSFSFEIPDGKSSGSGRLFRQGRDSSNATVVTIMTTDEHFGKTYGLQMREGQFFHANGEGYDSTRVILNESAARALGWANPASAMGQLVRLQGGSYTCRVAGILSDFHFGSLHETINPIIFFHVRANPIYRYFSFKLAPGHLPETVAAIGQEWARLFPDAPFEYSFMDDTLQKLYRTEVQLQKASRLATTLALVIVLLGVLGLVSLNVTRRTKEIGIRKVLGASTIGIVNLFMQEFVLILLVASLIAFPLAHYFLNNWLAHFAYRTNLSWTPFLMVTGVLAVLTGLVVSMQAIRAALVNPVKSLRSE, encoded by the coding sequence ATGATTGAAAACTATCTCAAAATTGCGTTCCGGAACCTCCTCCGACGGCGGCTTTACGCGCTCGTAACGCTAATTGGTCTGACAGTTGGGATTACATTTTTGCTGCTCATTGGTAACTATATTCAAGGTGAACTAGCCGTCAATAAAACCCTCCGGAATTCTGGTCAGCAGTATGTAGTGCAAAGCCGCTGGAAGGAGGAAAACATGGGCCTCGACATCACGACGCTGGCACCACTTGGCCCGACGCTCAAGCAGTTATACCCCAATCTGATTGCCAATTATTATCGCTACTACGGTGTAACGGCCATCGTCTCGAATGGTCAGAAACACTTTCGGGAAGCCATTGAAATCGGCGATTCAACGCTGTTGTCGATGTTTGGTTTTCCGATGGTACAAGGCAATCCCAAAACGGCCCTTCTTGAACCCAATTCAATTGTCATTACGGCGGCTCTTGCTCTGAAGTATTTTGGTAAAACCGATGTGCTTCAACGACAGCTAACCGTACAAACGCCCGCAAGCGGGAAGCAGATCTTTACGGTTACGGGGGTACTGAAAAATCTGCCGAAGAATAGCGTTACGAATCTGGTTGAACTACCCGACCAGCTATTCATTCCGATGCGTAATGTGGGCTATTTCACGCTGGAAGCAAGTATGCGCTCCTGGCAGAATCAGTATATCCCGACTTATCTGGAACTACAGCCGGGCGTTACCGCCGACAGGTTAACGCAACCATTGGCGCAGTGTCTGGCTACCTATGCACCACCGGGTTTCAGGGAAAATTTGCAGGCCTACCTCAGCCCGCTGGAAACATACTACCTGAAAGCTCAGAACGGCTTAGTCGAAAAGATGGTACTGGCTCTTACGATCATTGCTGTGTTTATTCTGTTGATGGCCGTAGTCAACTTCGTCAATATTACGATAGGTATGTCGGCAACGCGCCTGCGCGAAATTGGCGTTCGGAAGGTACTGGGCGGATTGAAAAAACAGATCATTGGCCAATTTCTGGCTGAAGCTTTATTGTTGACAACCGGTGCAACATTCCTGGCATTGGGCTGCCATGAACTCTTCCGCACTATGTTTGCCAACCTGTTAGGAAGGCCAATACTATCGCTGGTCGATTGGCCGGTAGTTTCGTTCGCAGCCTTATTGGGGCTGGTTTTATTGATTGGTCTGCTGGCGGGTAGCTATCCTGCCTTTGTGTTGTCGGGCCTGCCGTCTGTCGAATCACTGAAAGGGAAGCTCGTAGCATCTGTTCAGAAGGGCATCGGGTTTCGCCGGGCATTGATTGTATTTCAGTTTACGGTTGCCATCTGTGTTTTCGTTGGAGCCCTGGTTATTGGTCGGCAGGTAGCGTATTTTTTCACTAAAGATTTAGGCTATCAGAAAGAGACCGTGATGACGGTGGCGTCAGTGCCGCGCGATTGGTCGCCCGTTGGTGTGCAGCGTATGGAAGGGGTCAGAAATCAACTGGCCCGCATACCAGGTGTGAGCGATGTGAGCTTTTCGTTCGAAATTCCGGATGGGAAAAGCAGTGGTAGCGGCAGGTTGTTCCGGCAGGGCCGCGACAGTAGTAATGCAACGGTGGTTACCATTATGACAACCGATGAACACTTTGGGAAAACCTACGGTCTACAAATGCGGGAAGGGCAGTTTTTTCATGCCAATGGCGAAGGCTACGACTCTACCCGCGTTATCCTGAATGAGTCAGCAGCCCGAGCACTTGGCTGGGCCAATCCGGCAAGCGCAATGGGGCAGCTTGTGCGGTTACAGGGCGGTAGTTACACCTGTCGGGTAGCGGGTATTCTGAGTGATTTTCACTTTGGTTCACTGCACGAAACCATCAATCCGATCATTTTCTTCCACGTACGGGCGAATCCCATTTATCGGTATTTTTCGTTCAAACTTGCGCCCGGTCATTTGCCCGAAACGGTAGCCGCTATCGGCCAGGAATGGGCGCGACTGTTTCCCGATGCTCCGTTCGAGTATTCGTTCATGGACGATACGCTCCAGAAGCTTTACAGGACTGAAGTGCAACTGCAAAAAGCGTCGAGATTGGCCACTACGCTGGCATTGGTCATTGTGTTATTGGGTGTGCTGGGACTGGTGTCGCTGAACGTGACCCGCCGTACCAAAGAGATTGGTATTCGGAAAGTACTCGGCGCATCGACCATCGGTATTGTCAATTTGTTCATGCAGGAATTTGTGCTGATTCTGCTGGTTGCCAGTCTGATTGCCTTTCCCCTCGCGCATTATTTCCTGAACAATTGGCTGGCACACTTTGCCTACCGAACCAACCTGTCGTGGACACCATTTTTAATGGTCACGGGTGTGCTGGCTGTGTTGACGGGGTTAGTTGTTAGTATGCAGGCGATTCGGGCTGCGCTGGTGAATCCGGTGAAGAGTTTGCGAAGCGAGTAG
- a CDS encoding ABC transporter permease codes for MFRSFIKIACRNLWHNKLYTSLNVGGLAVGLTACLLMFLYVNHEFTYDGFHENAERIVRVTTNLTTPDAPMSVASSPILLAGILTRDYPEVEIAVRFEPLSATIRYGTKLLNEPDVYYADQNAFSMFSYPFVEGGSARALVEPNTAVVTESFARKYAGRTRVVGELFWCNKKMYRITGVMADLPSNADMKINALLSKNFSTSTSWLGEDFPVYTFVLFRERPDLKAFGKKLDLISRNFIQPEFKKLGASGYSVVFRTEFLKDVHFSQGKMADMPKGNKQYGYIFLFLAVFVLIIAILNYINLLTARATGRAREVGIRKANGALRRQLVGQFLFESFLLSFISVILAIVLLVVTIPFFNDLLNIQLGLSWRDGLLMAGIALLSTTLLGGLYPAFVLSEYKTAAVLSTRSGSFARGGLLRKTITVFQFTLAMGMIAGVLVAHNQMNYMQHVGLGFTKEQVMTVHLPDDSLARASAYAFATTLRQRSEIKAVSLGSGLQPDALLPQATTLFQSTGKKREVMGNYLFIDDRFLPLLDIKLGSGRN; via the coding sequence ATGTTTCGCTCATTCATCAAAATCGCGTGCCGAAATCTCTGGCATAATAAACTCTACACCAGTCTGAATGTGGGTGGCCTGGCCGTTGGTCTGACGGCTTGTCTGCTCATGTTCCTGTATGTAAACCATGAGTTTACCTACGATGGATTTCACGAAAATGCTGAGCGTATTGTTCGTGTTACTACAAATCTTACCACTCCCGATGCGCCTATGTCGGTAGCATCCAGCCCCATTTTACTGGCTGGTATATTGACACGCGACTACCCTGAAGTTGAAATAGCCGTTCGGTTTGAGCCACTTTCAGCGACAATACGGTACGGGACTAAATTGCTGAATGAACCCGATGTGTATTACGCCGATCAGAATGCCTTTTCTATGTTCAGCTATCCCTTTGTAGAGGGAGGCTCGGCTCGGGCATTGGTAGAGCCGAATACGGCTGTTGTTACAGAAAGCTTTGCCCGCAAATACGCAGGACGTACTAGGGTTGTTGGTGAATTATTCTGGTGCAACAAAAAGATGTATCGCATTACTGGCGTTATGGCCGATTTGCCTTCGAATGCGGATATGAAAATCAATGCGTTATTGTCAAAGAACTTTTCAACGTCGACGTCCTGGTTAGGTGAAGATTTTCCGGTCTATACTTTCGTTTTGTTCCGGGAGCGTCCTGATCTGAAAGCGTTCGGGAAGAAGTTAGATCTGATCAGCCGGAATTTCATTCAACCGGAATTTAAGAAACTTGGCGCTTCTGGCTATTCGGTTGTTTTTCGGACAGAGTTCCTGAAGGATGTGCACTTTAGCCAGGGGAAAATGGCCGATATGCCTAAAGGGAATAAGCAATACGGGTATATATTCCTGTTTCTGGCCGTTTTTGTACTGATCATTGCTATACTGAATTACATCAATCTGTTAACCGCACGAGCCACCGGACGGGCCAGGGAAGTGGGTATCCGGAAAGCAAACGGCGCATTGCGACGACAGTTAGTTGGTCAGTTTTTGTTTGAATCATTCCTGTTGAGTTTCATTTCAGTCATTTTGGCAATAGTTCTTTTAGTAGTAACCATTCCTTTCTTTAATGATTTGCTGAACATTCAGCTTGGCTTATCATGGCGTGATGGGTTGCTGATGGCAGGTATCGCTTTACTAAGTACGACGTTACTGGGCGGGCTGTATCCTGCTTTCGTATTGTCGGAGTATAAGACGGCTGCTGTGCTTAGTACACGATCAGGCAGTTTTGCGCGGGGGGGCTTGCTTCGAAAAACCATCACTGTATTCCAGTTTACGCTGGCAATGGGCATGATTGCCGGGGTGCTGGTCGCTCACAACCAGATGAATTATATGCAGCATGTTGGCTTAGGGTTCACGAAAGAGCAGGTTATGACAGTTCATCTCCCCGACGATTCGCTGGCGAGAGCCTCAGCTTATGCATTCGCAACTACATTACGGCAACGGAGTGAAATTAAAGCCGTATCGCTTGGGTCTGGGCTTCAGCCGGATGCGCTGCTGCCACAAGCGACTACGTTGTTTCAGTCTACAGGAAAAAAACGGGAAGTAATGGGTAATTATCTATTCATTGACGATCGGTTTTTGCCTTTGCTGGATATTAAATTGGGCAGTGGGCGGAATTAA
- a CDS encoding ABC transporter permease: MFRNYLKIAFRNLNAQRAYTLLNVVGLTIGMAGGLLIFLFIYHHLNTDRHHAKFDRIYRIVLDLHLDDGSIEHYPEAPLPMSKTLRTDYPQVDQAAFLRMNRSLTVSINRPGQTSPNRFLEQEGTAIVEAELFQIFDYQWLGGNPKTALREPNSVVLTESWAKRYFGDSDPMGQVMELDHKVNATVTGLVADPVRPTDTNIGLFISMPTIRQLDPEFDVHEWGQLSSTNRLYCTLKDNKPATARQIETTFPALSKKHFGDVAKAFHFHIQPLADIHFDVQRVGGVIRLSLLGSLGLIGLFLIVIACINFVNLATAQAFRRSKEVGIRKTLGSSRIQLARQFLLETSLIVVIATILAMLVVVVSLPLFSNRVHISLSLKPNGPMLLFIGLLMAIVVLLAGGYPAFVLSGFSPWASLRGKLMASSLGGYSLRKGLVVLQFVICQILLVGSLVVMKQMNFIRQTDLGFQKDNVLIVNLPNSGKETWQAFKNKLNQYPDIKAVTLQYRPPSAGVMNGGSFKFGSKTEWVTFPVRERLADADYLKAYNLQLVAGRNISEGDSIREYVINETLAHKLGFRNPQDIIGKPMQYYLSQVPLPIVGVVKDFHQKSLHEAIAPCFIASFPAMYRQAGIRISGQSSVQTLAHIRQVWQSLYPTDVFDYEFLNDQLAQFYETETTISQLVNTFALMAMVICGLGLYGLVAFTVGQRTKEIGIRKVLGASVASIVALLSKDFLKLVLTAIVLASPVAWWAMNQWLQDFAYKIDIAWWVFVLAGLLAIAIALLTVSFQSVKAALMNPVKSLRFD, encoded by the coding sequence ATGTTCCGCAATTACCTCAAAATCGCCTTCAGAAACCTTAACGCCCAGCGTGCTTACACGTTGCTCAATGTTGTTGGGCTAACTATTGGCATGGCGGGCGGACTGCTCATCTTTTTGTTCATTTACCATCACCTGAACACCGACCGGCATCACGCAAAATTCGACCGTATATACAGGATTGTTTTGGATCTGCACCTCGATGATGGTTCGATTGAGCACTACCCCGAGGCCCCGCTGCCTATGTCGAAAACGTTGCGAACCGACTATCCCCAGGTCGATCAGGCTGCTTTTTTGCGGATGAATCGGTCATTGACGGTCAGCATAAACCGCCCCGGTCAGACGTCCCCTAACCGCTTTCTCGAACAGGAAGGCACTGCTATTGTTGAAGCCGAACTATTTCAGATTTTCGATTATCAGTGGTTAGGTGGTAATCCCAAAACGGCCCTTCGCGAACCGAACAGCGTGGTTTTAACGGAATCATGGGCCAAACGCTACTTTGGTGACAGCGACCCTATGGGTCAGGTTATGGAACTGGATCACAAGGTGAATGCGACCGTTACGGGCCTTGTCGCTGACCCCGTTCGTCCGACAGACACGAATATTGGCCTGTTTATTTCCATGCCGACCATTCGGCAGCTCGACCCTGAGTTTGATGTTCATGAGTGGGGGCAGTTGAGCAGCACGAACCGGCTATATTGTACGCTGAAAGACAATAAGCCAGCCACTGCCAGACAAATTGAAACGACCTTCCCGGCTCTGTCAAAAAAACACTTTGGCGACGTTGCCAAGGCTTTCCATTTTCACATTCAACCTCTGGCCGATATACATTTTGATGTGCAACGCGTGGGTGGTGTTATTCGACTTTCATTGCTGGGCTCACTGGGGCTGATTGGTCTATTTTTGATCGTTATTGCCTGCATTAATTTTGTTAATCTGGCCACCGCTCAGGCGTTTCGGCGAAGCAAGGAAGTCGGTATCCGCAAAACACTGGGTAGTTCGAGGATTCAACTGGCCCGACAATTTCTGCTCGAAACCAGCCTGATTGTCGTTATCGCTACGATTCTGGCCATGCTGGTGGTAGTAGTAAGTCTGCCATTATTCAGTAACCGGGTGCATATTTCGCTGTCTCTTAAGCCCAATGGACCGATGCTGTTGTTCATCGGCCTGTTGATGGCCATTGTGGTGCTTCTGGCAGGTGGTTACCCGGCTTTTGTGCTGTCGGGTTTCAGTCCCTGGGCAAGCCTTCGGGGCAAACTTATGGCTTCGTCGCTGGGTGGTTATTCATTGCGGAAAGGATTGGTCGTTCTACAGTTTGTCATTTGTCAGATCTTGCTGGTAGGGTCACTGGTGGTGATGAAACAAATGAATTTCATTCGGCAAACCGACCTGGGCTTTCAAAAAGACAACGTATTGATCGTCAATCTGCCAAACTCCGGAAAAGAAACGTGGCAGGCCTTCAAAAACAAACTGAATCAGTATCCCGATATCAAGGCGGTAACCTTGCAATACCGCCCGCCATCGGCTGGTGTTATGAACGGTGGGTCATTCAAATTTGGCAGTAAGACCGAATGGGTTACTTTTCCGGTTCGGGAACGGCTCGCTGATGCTGATTATCTGAAAGCATACAATCTACAACTAGTGGCCGGGCGGAATATTAGCGAAGGAGACTCAATTCGGGAATATGTTATTAATGAAACCCTGGCCCATAAACTTGGCTTTCGCAACCCACAGGATATCATCGGTAAACCAATGCAGTATTATCTGTCGCAGGTGCCGCTGCCGATTGTGGGAGTCGTTAAAGATTTTCATCAAAAGTCGTTGCATGAAGCCATTGCGCCGTGTTTTATAGCCTCCTTTCCTGCCATGTACCGGCAGGCTGGTATTCGAATTTCAGGTCAATCATCGGTTCAGACCCTGGCTCATATTCGGCAAGTCTGGCAAAGCCTGTATCCAACCGATGTCTTTGACTATGAATTCCTGAATGATCAACTCGCTCAGTTTTATGAAACTGAAACCACCATATCGCAACTTGTCAATACGTTCGCGTTGATGGCGATGGTTATTTGTGGGCTTGGGCTATACGGTCTGGTTGCGTTCACGGTTGGGCAGCGCACAAAAGAAATCGGTATCCGCAAAGTACTGGGTGCATCGGTAGCCAGTATCGTAGCCCTGCTCTCCAAAGATTTCTTAAAGCTCGTATTGACTGCCATTGTACTGGCTTCGCCTGTGGCATGGTGGGCTATGAACCAGTGGTTACAGGATTTCGCCTACAAGATCGACATTGCCTGGTGGGTCTTTGTGTTGGCCGGATTGCTGGCCATTGCCATTGCGTTATTGACCGTTAGTTTTCAGAGTGTGAAAGCAGCACTGATGAACCCCGTGAAGTCGTTACGTTTCGATTAA
- a CDS encoding ABC transporter permease, with product MATDKNGAFLVNEAFVKMAGWKQAVGQPMEGFMHKGNVIGVVRNFNYRSLHTAIDPLVLIFNTFPPSTLMLKMKPEHLPLIQATWQKHYPNYPFNYTFLDASFDAQYRKDKLMMTLFNGFALLTVVVSCLGLFGLATFTAEQRTKEIGVRKVLGASVASIVTLLSKDFLKLVLISIVIASPLAWWAMNKWLQDFAYKIDIEWWVFVLAGLLAVSIALLTVSYQSIKAALMNPVKSLRSE from the coding sequence TTGGCAACCGATAAGAATGGTGCATTCCTGGTCAATGAAGCTTTTGTTAAAATGGCGGGCTGGAAGCAGGCCGTTGGACAACCGATGGAGGGTTTCATGCATAAAGGCAACGTAATCGGTGTGGTCAGAAATTTTAACTATCGTTCACTTCACACGGCTATTGATCCATTGGTGCTGATTTTTAATACATTTCCGCCCTCTACTTTAATGCTGAAAATGAAGCCGGAACACCTGCCACTAATACAGGCTACCTGGCAGAAACATTACCCAAATTACCCCTTTAACTACACATTTTTAGACGCTTCATTTGATGCTCAATACCGGAAAGACAAGCTGATGATGACATTGTTCAATGGGTTTGCTTTACTAACGGTAGTGGTTTCCTGCCTTGGCCTATTCGGGTTGGCTACGTTCACCGCCGAGCAACGGACCAAAGAAATTGGTGTCCGCAAAGTGCTCGGGGCATCGGTAGCCAGTATTGTTACACTACTCTCCAAAGATTTTCTGAAATTAGTGCTGATTTCGATCGTCATTGCTTCACCACTTGCCTGGTGGGCTATGAATAAATGGTTACAGGATTTCGCCTACAAAATCGATATTGAGTGGTGGGTCTTTGTGCTGGCTGGTTTGCTGGCGGTAAGCATTGCCTTGCTGACAGTAAGCTATCAAAGTATCAAGGCAGCACTGATGAACCCCGTGAAGTCGTTACGGTCGGAATAA
- a CDS encoding GlcG/HbpS family heme-binding protein, translating into MSATNITLEQAETAVKAAKVKAVELGTLMNIAVVDAGANLTAFARMDGAWLGSVDIAQKKARTARYFDMPTGEVGKLSQPGGSLFNIEHSNGGLITFPGGIPIENADGQIIGAIGVSGSTVENDNEVAQAGVDSLS; encoded by the coding sequence ATGAGCGCAACAAACATCACGTTAGAACAGGCAGAAACTGCCGTAAAGGCGGCCAAAGTAAAGGCAGTAGAATTAGGGACCCTGATGAACATTGCTGTTGTCGATGCCGGTGCTAACCTAACGGCATTTGCCCGAATGGATGGCGCGTGGCTGGGTTCAGTAGATATTGCGCAGAAAAAAGCCCGGACAGCCCGCTATTTTGATATGCCAACGGGCGAGGTTGGTAAACTGTCTCAACCGGGTGGATCACTGTTCAATATTGAGCATTCGAATGGTGGGTTGATTACATTTCCGGGCGGTATTCCTATCGAAAATGCGGATGGTCAGATCATAGGAGCCATTGGTGTGTCGGGTAGCACTGTCGAAAACGACAATGAAGTAGCGCAGGCAGGTGTTGATTCCCTCAGCTAA
- the fdhA gene encoding formaldehyde dehydrogenase, glutathione-independent: MCQNHGVAYIKPGVVEVQSIEYPKLALGDRKCHHGVILQIVSTNICGSDQHMVRGRTTAPAGLVLGHEITGLVIEAGRDVEFIKEGDLVSVPFNIACGRCRNCKVGQTGICLNVNPSRPGAAYGYVDMGGWVGGQAEYVMVPYADFNLLKFPDKDQAMAKIRDLTLLSDIFPTGYHGAVTAGVGPGSIVYVAGAGPVGLACAASCHLLGAAVVIVGDMIPERLEQAKSFGCEVVDLRKEISLGDQIAAIIGVPEVDSAVDCVGFEAHGHGADAGTEQPATVLNAAMTITRAGGAIGIPGLYVTGDPGAATEAAKEGNLTIRIGLGWAKSHSFYTGQCPVMKYHRQLMNAILYDKIQIAKAVNVEVISLDKAPKGYQDFDKGAAKKFVIDPHGLIPN; this comes from the coding sequence ATGTGTCAGAATCATGGCGTTGCCTACATAAAACCCGGTGTGGTTGAAGTACAATCCATTGAGTATCCGAAGCTGGCCCTTGGTGATCGTAAATGCCACCATGGAGTTATTCTGCAAATCGTTTCAACCAACATCTGCGGCAGCGATCAGCACATGGTGCGGGGACGAACAACGGCTCCTGCCGGTTTGGTGCTCGGGCACGAAATAACGGGCCTGGTCATTGAAGCCGGGCGCGATGTTGAATTCATTAAAGAAGGTGATCTGGTATCGGTTCCATTTAATATTGCCTGTGGACGCTGCCGAAACTGCAAAGTTGGTCAAACCGGTATTTGCCTGAATGTTAATCCATCCCGGCCCGGTGCTGCCTATGGCTACGTCGATATGGGCGGTTGGGTTGGCGGACAGGCCGAATATGTGATGGTTCCTTACGCTGATTTTAATTTGCTGAAATTTCCGGATAAAGATCAGGCAATGGCCAAAATTCGGGATTTAACGCTTCTTTCCGATATTTTCCCGACGGGTTATCATGGCGCAGTTACGGCAGGCGTTGGGCCGGGCTCAATCGTTTATGTTGCCGGGGCCGGACCGGTTGGGTTGGCCTGTGCAGCTTCCTGCCATTTGTTGGGCGCGGCTGTCGTTATTGTTGGCGATATGATTCCCGAGCGACTGGAGCAGGCCAAAAGCTTTGGCTGTGAAGTGGTCGATCTTCGAAAAGAAATATCGCTGGGCGATCAGATTGCTGCCATCATTGGTGTACCAGAAGTCGACTCTGCCGTTGATTGTGTGGGTTTCGAGGCTCATGGGCATGGGGCCGATGCAGGCACTGAGCAACCAGCCACTGTATTAAATGCAGCCATGACTATCACCAGGGCCGGTGGGGCCATTGGTATTCCCGGCCTTTATGTAACGGGTGATCCTGGTGCTGCTACTGAGGCTGCCAAAGAAGGCAATCTGACTATCCGTATTGGTTTAGGCTGGGCCAAATCACATTCATTCTATACCGGTCAATGTCCAGTAATGAAATACCATCGGCAGCTGATGAATGCTATTCTGTATGATAAAATACAGATTGCCAAAGCTGTTAATGTAGAAGTTATCAGTCTGGACAAAGCTCCGAAAGGTTACCAGGATTTTGATAAAGGGGCCGCTAAAAAATTCGTGATTGACCCACATGGGCTGATTCCTAATTAA
- a CDS encoding helix-turn-helix domain-containing protein — protein MKNGYPLQTINLSDTRELDSLVEHRRVFNLNHCELNIFETYRQCSDVVLSYNGLVITSMLRGKKVMHLSQNPGFDFLPGETVILPEGVSMKVDFPEADQKHPVQCATIALDWDVVTSMLNFLNDYYPRKDEGAEWKLNFSQYHFYNNRELANVMNKLISISMEDDIAKDALADLTLKSLLIRVIQTQNMALLEDGLSTNNRFGLVIEYIRENLAEKIGIEVLCQKACMSKSSFFRSFKETFGLSPLEFIIRERISLAKRLLVNPATTVTEVCYQAGFNNLHYFSRLFKMLEGVTPSSYRQTVCP, from the coding sequence ATGAAAAACGGGTATCCCCTTCAGACTATTAACCTATCAGACACCAGAGAATTAGATTCACTGGTCGAACACCGTCGGGTATTCAATCTGAATCACTGCGAGCTTAATATATTTGAAACATATCGGCAATGTTCAGACGTTGTTCTGTCGTATAACGGCCTGGTTATTACCAGCATGTTACGTGGAAAAAAGGTGATGCACCTATCCCAGAATCCCGGCTTTGATTTTCTGCCCGGAGAAACAGTGATTCTGCCGGAAGGGGTTTCGATGAAGGTAGATTTTCCGGAAGCTGACCAGAAACACCCCGTTCAATGCGCAACGATTGCCCTGGATTGGGATGTGGTGACCAGCATGCTGAACTTTTTGAATGACTATTATCCCCGGAAAGATGAGGGTGCAGAATGGAAGCTGAATTTCAGCCAATACCATTTTTACAATAATCGGGAGTTGGCCAATGTCATGAACAAGTTGATTAGCATCAGCATGGAAGATGATATAGCCAAGGATGCACTAGCCGATTTAACGCTCAAATCGCTGTTGATCCGGGTAATTCAGACGCAGAATATGGCTCTGCTAGAAGATGGTCTGTCGACCAACAACCGGTTTGGGCTGGTTATCGAATACATTCGGGAAAACCTGGCAGAAAAGATTGGAATCGAGGTATTGTGCCAGAAAGCCTGTATGAGTAAATCCAGTTTCTTCCGATCGTTTAAAGAAACCTTTGGCCTCTCACCGCTGGAATTTATTATCAGAGAACGAATCAGTCTGGCCAAACGGCTGCTGGTCAATCCAGCCACAACCGTCACCGAAGTTTGTTATCAGGCAGGGTTTAACAACCTGCATTATTTTTCCCGCCTGTTCAAAATGCTGGAAGGCGTAACACCATCATCATATCGGCAGACGGTTTGTCCGTAA